A part of Candidatus Manganitrophaceae bacterium genomic DNA contains:
- a CDS encoding MmgE/PrpD family protein: MTVVEQLASFVSDTSYEQLSKDALQSLKIRILDALGCAIGAIGEEPIRVIQNQLDDFGGTERCTRIGGGGTAPDRAAFYNGALVRYLDFNDSYLAKGETCHPSDNLGAVLAAAEYADRSGRELLTALAVAYQVQCRLSDVAPVRDKGFDHTTQGAYAVAAGVARALDLDRNKTAHALAISGTAFNALRVTRTGLLSNWKGLAYPNTAFGATHATFLAMRGITGPLEVFEGNKGFMESIAGPFEIDWSREDLERVNRTIVKKFNAEIHSQSALEGILELKEETEFSPSDIERIEIEIFDVAHKIIGGGEEGDKTIVQTKEQADHSLQYMVAVALLDGQVMPEQYLPGRIERADVQSLLRKVIVRPKKEYSDCFPREMPCRITIFLRDGRRLVREKRDYEGFYARPMGWETVGRKFDRLSEGHADAALRREIVDAVRDLESIQVVELTRRLAKVQV; this comes from the coding sequence ATGACGGTTGTGGAACAGCTTGCCTCATTTGTCAGCGACACCTCTTATGAACAGCTCTCCAAAGATGCGCTGCAGTCGTTAAAAATCCGGATCCTCGACGCCCTCGGCTGCGCCATCGGCGCAATCGGAGAGGAGCCGATCCGGGTGATTCAGAACCAGCTCGACGATTTCGGCGGGACCGAGCGCTGCACGCGCATCGGCGGGGGAGGGACGGCCCCCGACCGGGCGGCGTTTTACAACGGCGCGTTGGTTCGCTACCTCGATTTCAACGACAGCTATCTCGCCAAAGGGGAGACTTGCCATCCGAGCGACAACCTCGGCGCGGTCCTCGCCGCGGCGGAATATGCCGATCGGAGCGGCCGCGAGCTGCTCACCGCGCTGGCGGTCGCCTATCAGGTCCAGTGCCGGCTCAGCGATGTGGCGCCGGTCCGCGACAAAGGGTTTGACCATACGACCCAAGGGGCGTACGCCGTTGCGGCGGGGGTCGCCCGGGCGCTCGACCTCGATCGGAACAAAACCGCCCATGCCCTCGCCATCAGCGGGACCGCCTTCAATGCCCTTCGCGTCACCCGGACCGGGCTGCTCTCGAATTGGAAGGGGCTCGCCTATCCCAACACCGCCTTCGGCGCCACCCATGCGACCTTCCTCGCCATGCGGGGGATCACCGGACCGCTGGAGGTCTTCGAGGGGAACAAAGGGTTCATGGAGAGCATTGCCGGGCCGTTCGAAATCGATTGGTCGCGGGAAGATTTGGAGCGGGTGAACCGGACCATCGTCAAGAAATTCAACGCCGAGATTCATTCTCAGTCGGCGTTGGAGGGAATCTTGGAGCTCAAAGAGGAGACCGAATTCTCCCCGAGCGACATCGAGCGGATCGAGATTGAGATCTTCGACGTCGCGCATAAGATTATCGGCGGGGGAGAGGAAGGAGACAAGACGATCGTCCAAACCAAAGAGCAGGCCGATCACAGTTTGCAGTATATGGTGGCGGTCGCACTCTTAGACGGCCAGGTCATGCCGGAGCAGTATCTGCCGGGCCGGATTGAGCGGGCCGATGTCCAGTCGCTCCTCCGCAAAGTGATCGTTCGGCCGAAAAAAGAGTACAGCGACTGCTTTCCCCGCGAGATGCCGTGCCGGATTACAATCTTCCTGCGAGACGGCCGGCGCCTCGTCAGAGAAAAGCGGGATTACGAAGGTTTCTATGCCCGTCCCATGGGATGGGAGACGGTCGGGCGAAAGTTCGACCGTCTCAGTGAGGGACATGCCGACGCCGCGCTGCGCCGTGAGATCGTTGACGCTGTCCGCGATCTTGAATCAATTCAGGTCGTCGAGCTGACCCGCCGTCTTGCAAAGGTTCAAGTGTAA
- a CDS encoding DsbA family protein has protein sequence MKPIERSARKSVFFWSALVVAAAGLYFLWPRPPLSNVPTGPPAAQPSRVEQKSEAPAPPKGALPVRGAAAAPVTIEEFSDFQCPYCARSVTNVKQILEKYPGEVRWIFRHFPVFSSHPTAPAIHLVAIAAGEQGRFWEMHDLLFANQDRVSRDDLFGYARQLHLDMKLFEETLRDRDLLVRIETDYNEAVDRGVRATPTFFINGRKVEGAIPLPLFEREVESALARAKGAAAPTAPSGG, from the coding sequence ATGAAACCTATCGAACGGAGCGCTCGAAAATCGGTTTTCTTCTGGTCGGCCCTGGTTGTCGCCGCCGCCGGCCTCTATTTTCTTTGGCCGCGCCCCCCCTTATCAAACGTCCCGACCGGTCCACCGGCGGCGCAGCCGAGCCGGGTGGAGCAAAAATCGGAAGCGCCTGCTCCGCCGAAGGGGGCCCTTCCCGTTCGAGGGGCCGCCGCGGCGCCGGTGACGATCGAGGAGTTCTCCGATTTTCAGTGTCCCTACTGCGCCCGGAGCGTCACGAACGTAAAACAAATTCTCGAAAAATATCCCGGAGAGGTCCGATGGATCTTTCGGCACTTTCCGGTTTTTTCGTCCCACCCGACCGCGCCGGCGATTCATCTCGTCGCGATCGCCGCCGGAGAGCAAGGACGCTTCTGGGAGATGCACGATCTTCTTTTCGCAAACCAAGACCGGGTCTCCCGAGACGATCTCTTCGGCTATGCGCGCCAGCTCCATCTCGACATGAAGCTGTTTGAAGAGACGCTGCGCGACCGGGACCTCCTCGTCCGGATCGAAACCGATTACAATGAGGCGGTCGACCGGGGGGTCCGCGCCACCCCGACCTTTTTTATCAACGGCCGGAAGGTCGAAGGGGCGATTCCCCTCCCCCTCTTCGAGCGGGAGGTCGAATCGGCTTTGGCCCGCGCAAAAGGGGCGGCCGCTCCGACCGCCCCCTCCGGCGGATAA
- a CDS encoding type 1 glutamine amidotransferase has translation MANNKSLEGLRVAIVVTDDFEQVELTEPKKALDDAGAITQIISPHSGEIQGMNHDEKADRFKVDKTLDQANPDDYDAVHLPGGVFNADLLRMEPKAQEFIKRVEAAGKPISVICHGPWLLVSSGLVQGRTMTSYYTLQDDIRNAGGRWLDLPFVRDNNWVSSRSPKDIPVFNPGMIELFSELGKQQGRLRAA, from the coding sequence ATGGCAAATAATAAGAGTCTGGAGGGATTGCGGGTCGCCATCGTGGTAACCGATGACTTTGAGCAGGTCGAGCTGACCGAGCCGAAGAAAGCGTTGGATGACGCCGGGGCGATCACCCAGATCATCTCCCCGCATTCGGGAGAGATTCAGGGGATGAACCACGATGAAAAGGCCGATCGGTTCAAGGTCGATAAGACGCTCGATCAGGCGAACCCGGATGATTACGACGCCGTTCATCTGCCGGGGGGGGTCTTCAATGCCGATCTGTTGAGGATGGAGCCGAAGGCGCAGGAGTTTATCAAGAGAGTCGAAGCGGCGGGAAAGCCGATCTCCGTCATCTGCCATGGTCCCTGGCTGCTCGTCTCCTCCGGGCTGGTTCAAGGGCGGACGATGACGAGCTACTACACGCTACAAGACGATATCCGAAATGCCGGAGGTCGCTGGTTGGACCTGCCGTTCGTCCGGGACAACAATTGGGTCAGCAGCCGCTCTCCGAAGGATATCCCGGTTTTCAACCCAGGAATGATCGAGCTCTTCTCGGAGCTGGGAAAGCAGCAGGGGCGCCTGCGCGCGGCATAA
- a CDS encoding NAD(P)-dependent oxidoreductase, translated as MAGDEIDMKDRLGLIGLGRMGTAMATRLIAAGYPLKVYNRTWEKSRPLEEKGAIVAGSPRELAAASEVVLSSLADDAAVEAVMYGPEGALTGARPGTIFVEMSTVSPKTSRRLFEAAREKESPLLDAAVSGSTPQAEEGSLVILVGGPAETYEYCRPIFDVLGKKHFHMGESGSGSMMKLVVNTLLGVGMQAVAEAMALGEKCGLEKEALIDVLKETAVISPGHKMKLENARRGEYPATFPIRLMEKDFRLILNQAAACGISMPTTAVAEQLCIAERAKGAEDDYSAVIRLMEELAGQIETGAPKRS; from the coding sequence ATGGCTGGCGATGAGATCGATATGAAAGACCGGCTTGGATTGATCGGTTTAGGGCGAATGGGGACGGCGATGGCCACCCGCTTAATCGCCGCAGGGTATCCACTCAAAGTGTACAACCGAACGTGGGAGAAGAGCCGGCCGCTTGAAGAAAAGGGGGCGATCGTGGCGGGGAGTCCTCGGGAGTTGGCCGCCGCCTCCGAGGTGGTCCTCTCCTCGCTCGCCGATGATGCGGCGGTCGAAGCGGTGATGTACGGTCCGGAAGGGGCCCTCACGGGGGCGCGGCCGGGAACGATCTTCGTCGAGATGAGCACCGTCTCCCCGAAGACGTCGCGGCGCCTGTTTGAGGCGGCCAGGGAGAAGGAGAGCCCGCTGCTCGATGCCGCCGTTTCGGGGAGCACCCCGCAGGCGGAAGAGGGAAGTCTCGTCATCTTGGTCGGGGGACCGGCTGAGACCTACGAATATTGCCGGCCGATTTTCGACGTCTTGGGGAAGAAGCACTTCCACATGGGAGAGAGTGGCAGCGGGTCGATGATGAAATTGGTGGTCAACACCCTTTTGGGGGTCGGGATGCAAGCGGTCGCCGAGGCGATGGCGCTGGGGGAGAAATGCGGATTGGAGAAGGAGGCGCTCATCGATGTGCTCAAGGAGACCGCGGTGATTTCGCCGGGCCATAAGATGAAATTGGAGAACGCGCGGCGCGGCGAGTACCCGGCGACCTTTCCGATCCGGTTGATGGAGAAAGATTTTAGGCTGATCCTCAATCAAGCGGCGGCCTGCGGCATCTCGATGCCGACGACCGCCGTCGCCGAACAGCTCTGCATCGCCGAGCGGGCGAAAGGGGCCGAGGACGATTACTCCGCGGTGATTCGGTTGATGGAAGAGCTGGCGGGTCAAATTGAGACCGGCGCCCCAAAAAGAAGTTAG
- a CDS encoding response regulator transcription factor — protein MNKKKRTLVEESPLLIKPRALTKRETEVVELVARGYKNREVAKKLGVAVKTVETHRANVMNKLALRNIAQLIRYAIQKGIVSTDFE, from the coding sequence GTGAATAAAAAGAAGCGCACCCTGGTTGAAGAATCCCCTTTACTAATCAAGCCGAGAGCCCTTACAAAGCGAGAGACAGAGGTGGTTGAACTGGTGGCCAGAGGATATAAAAATCGGGAAGTGGCTAAGAAGTTAGGCGTCGCAGTTAAAACGGTGGAGACCCATCGGGCCAACGTGATGAACAAGCTTGCGCTTCGCAACATTGCTCAGCTCATTCGTTATGCCATTCAGAAGGGAATTGTCTCTACCGACTTCGAATAA
- a CDS encoding PilZ domain-containing protein has product MASSTGGSAMQEDQRECIRVPLATVALITKVGEDVSRPVRVHDLGIKGMGIYTHAALRKEDQLLIELALPTAQNEAEIVSVPGEVAWIEPIQEGVQYLVGIKFYLLFELESKLQKYIDHIEKALNIENNEFNQEQI; this is encoded by the coding sequence ATGGCGAGTTCAACGGGTGGGAGCGCTATGCAAGAAGACCAAAGGGAGTGCATCCGGGTGCCGTTAGCCACGGTTGCCCTGATCACGAAGGTAGGTGAAGACGTTTCTCGTCCCGTCCGAGTTCATGACCTCGGTATAAAGGGAATGGGCATCTATACCCATGCGGCTTTACGAAAAGAAGACCAGCTGCTCATTGAGCTGGCTCTCCCGACGGCGCAAAACGAAGCCGAAATTGTCTCCGTTCCGGGAGAGGTGGCCTGGATTGAGCCGATCCAAGAAGGCGTTCAGTATCTCGTCGGCATAAAATTCTACCTCTTATTCGAGCTGGAATCCAAACTGCAGAAGTATATCGATCACATTGAGAAAGCACTGAATATTGAAAACAATGAATTCAATCAGGAGCAAATCTAG
- a CDS encoding YifB family Mg chelatase-like AAA ATPase, translating to MLAKIFSAVLYGIEALPIDVEVDLSQGLPLLNIVGLPDLAVKESKDRVRAAIKNTGFHFPIKKITINLAPADLKKEGAAFDLPMALGILAADGVLKEARLEDYLIVGELSLDGKIKEVKGALAMAILAKRIGKRGLIVPAKNGPEAAVVSEIEVLGVETLPQVVEFLNGSLTLPPVETPLSPLFAAQALYGEDFSEVRGQAHAKRALEIAAAGGHNLLMVGPPGSGKTMLAKRFPTILPNMSFEESLETTLVHSIFGLLCDQPLIVSRPFRSPHHTVSDAGLIGGGQVPRPGEVSLAHNGVLFLDELPEFRRNVLEVLRQPLEEGRVTIARASASLTYPSQFMLVAAMNPCPCGYLTDPTRSCSCTPMAIQRYRAKVSGPLLDRIDLHIVVPAVPFRDLTTEAEDESSETIRKRVLAAREIQRARYEKEGIRCNAQLRPRQIKKHCQIDVPSRRLVELAMERLGLSARAYNRILKVSRSIADLDQRERISAADISEAVQYRSLDRKTFGG from the coding sequence ATGCTCGCGAAGATCTTCAGCGCCGTCTTGTATGGGATCGAGGCCTTGCCGATCGATGTCGAAGTCGATCTCTCCCAGGGCCTTCCGCTCTTAAATATCGTCGGCCTTCCCGACCTCGCCGTCAAAGAGAGCAAAGACCGCGTTCGCGCCGCCATTAAGAACACCGGCTTTCACTTCCCGATTAAAAAAATCACGATCAACCTGGCCCCGGCCGATCTCAAGAAAGAGGGGGCCGCTTTCGATCTGCCGATGGCGCTCGGAATCCTCGCCGCCGACGGCGTGTTGAAGGAAGCGCGGCTGGAAGACTATTTGATCGTCGGCGAGCTGTCGCTCGACGGAAAGATCAAGGAGGTGAAAGGGGCGCTCGCAATGGCGATTCTGGCGAAGCGGATCGGAAAGCGCGGCCTGATCGTCCCGGCGAAGAATGGTCCCGAGGCGGCGGTTGTCTCCGAAATCGAGGTCCTCGGGGTGGAGACCCTTCCACAGGTGGTTGAATTCCTGAACGGCTCACTCACCCTGCCACCGGTCGAAACCCCGCTCTCCCCCCTCTTTGCGGCGCAGGCACTCTACGGTGAAGATTTCTCCGAGGTCCGCGGCCAGGCGCATGCAAAGCGCGCCTTGGAGATTGCGGCGGCCGGCGGCCACAACCTGCTGATGGTCGGGCCGCCCGGCTCCGGCAAGACGATGCTGGCCAAGCGGTTTCCGACGATTTTGCCGAACATGAGCTTTGAGGAGTCGCTGGAGACGACGTTGGTCCATAGCATCTTCGGTCTTCTCTGCGATCAGCCGCTGATCGTCTCCCGCCCTTTTCGCTCGCCGCACCACACCGTTTCCGACGCCGGCCTCATCGGCGGCGGACAGGTCCCCCGCCCCGGCGAGGTGAGCCTGGCCCACAACGGCGTTCTCTTTCTCGACGAGCTGCCGGAGTTCCGACGCAACGTCTTGGAAGTGCTTCGCCAACCCTTGGAAGAGGGGCGGGTCACCATCGCCCGCGCCAGCGCTTCATTGACGTACCCTTCCCAATTTATGTTGGTGGCCGCGATGAACCCCTGCCCCTGCGGCTATCTCACCGACCCCACCCGCAGCTGCTCCTGCACCCCGATGGCGATCCAGCGCTACCGCGCCAAGGTCTCCGGTCCGCTGCTCGACCGGATCGATCTGCACATCGTCGTCCCCGCCGTTCCTTTCCGGGATCTCACCACCGAAGCCGAAGACGAAAGCTCCGAGACGATCCGCAAGCGGGTCCTCGCCGCACGCGAGATCCAGCGCGCCCGCTATGAAAAAGAGGGCATTCGCTGCAACGCGCAGCTCCGCCCGCGCCAGATCAAGAAACACTGCCAGATCGATGTGCCTTCCCGCCGGTTGGTGGAGCTGGCGATGGAGCGCCTGGGGCTCTCCGCACGCGCGTACAACCGCATCTTGAAGGTCTCCCGCTCGATCGCCGACCTCGATCAGCGCGAGCGGATCTCGGCGGCCGACATCTCTGAAGCGGTGCAGTATCGGAGCCTGGATCGGAAGACGTTCGGGGGATGA
- a CDS encoding PilZ domain-containing protein: MEKRRHSRVPLFTKATITTAARPVQITISNISLGGLLFHCSKDFELGKEMVVQIKGTHRRKDFEEKVTGRIVAIHRGTAGKSYGLQFGAYLDEDRQPALLAFVSGSKKKAITSFLRDE, encoded by the coding sequence ATGGAGAAGCGGCGACATTCGCGTGTTCCTTTATTCACCAAGGCGACAATTACGACCGCGGCGAGGCCGGTTCAGATCACCATCAGCAACATCAGCCTGGGCGGTCTTCTCTTCCATTGCTCGAAAGACTTCGAGCTTGGGAAGGAGATGGTGGTCCAGATCAAAGGGACCCATCGACGCAAGGATTTTGAAGAGAAGGTGACGGGAAGGATCGTCGCCATTCATCGCGGCACCGCCGGAAAATCGTATGGGCTCCAATTCGGTGCCTATCTCGATGAAGATCGCCAGCCGGCGCTCCTGGCGTTTGTGAGCGGCAGCAAGAAAAAGGCGATCACCTCTTTCTTGCGGGATGAATAA
- a CDS encoding radical SAM protein, which produces MGHQAYSVSWNLTQRCNLFCTHCYMSAFPHADISQDFTTEECFKVVDDMAKVNPNLFLILTGGEPLVRKDIFDIATYASDKGFTCVLGTNGVLLGKHEARRMRESGLQGASISLDSVDPQRHDNFRQLTGSWKSALRGIEHLKEEGLDFSLHMSVMSWNVSEIPPMIELARNIGAKVLNFFFLVQTGRGENLIDIRPSQYREILTYLARAQGVGAKEHNPGLFQNFDDPWTTSAGQMGDLILRAKCAPHFRKIIYELDPNSPLLKNYAQGSCPAGKHYCRITPEGDITPCPYMPVSAGNLRKQTFDEIWNTSPVLNDLREPQLGGRCGECEFSQICGGCRCRAYAVNGSYLAEDPACDYQPGQYGGKRIVLPAEQTFGFEAKFTLDWSTEAKERLQRLPSFARGMVASSVERYAAEHQIDCITPEVMQKVREEAEVRLGRSFKFSEFTRSVPEKTPAVRQDIYPG; this is translated from the coding sequence ATGGGACATCAAGCTTATTCCGTTTCTTGGAACCTGACCCAGCGCTGCAATCTCTTCTGTACCCACTGCTACATGAGTGCGTTTCCCCACGCCGACATCTCCCAAGACTTCACCACCGAAGAATGTTTTAAAGTCGTCGATGACATGGCGAAGGTCAACCCGAATCTCTTTCTGATCTTGACCGGGGGAGAGCCGCTCGTCCGAAAAGACATCTTCGACATCGCGACCTACGCCTCCGACAAAGGGTTTACCTGCGTCTTGGGGACGAATGGGGTGCTGCTCGGAAAGCATGAGGCGCGGCGGATGCGGGAGAGCGGGCTGCAGGGGGCGTCGATCAGCCTCGACTCGGTCGACCCGCAGCGGCACGACAACTTCCGTCAGCTGACCGGCTCCTGGAAATCGGCCCTCCGGGGTATCGAGCATTTAAAAGAAGAGGGGCTCGACTTCTCGCTCCATATGAGTGTCATGTCGTGGAATGTCTCCGAGATCCCGCCGATGATTGAGCTGGCGCGGAACATCGGCGCCAAGGTTCTCAACTTCTTTTTTCTCGTCCAGACCGGCCGCGGCGAAAACCTGATCGACATCCGTCCGAGCCAATATCGGGAGATCCTGACCTACCTTGCGCGGGCGCAAGGGGTGGGGGCGAAGGAGCACAATCCGGGTCTCTTCCAAAATTTCGACGATCCCTGGACCACCTCCGCCGGGCAGATGGGCGATCTCATCCTCCGGGCCAAGTGCGCCCCCCATTTTCGCAAGATCATTTATGAACTCGATCCGAATTCGCCCCTTTTAAAAAATTACGCGCAGGGGAGCTGCCCGGCCGGGAAGCACTATTGCCGGATCACCCCGGAGGGGGACATTACCCCCTGTCCCTACATGCCGGTGTCGGCGGGGAACCTTCGGAAGCAGACGTTTGACGAGATCTGGAATACCTCGCCCGTTTTGAATGATCTGCGCGAGCCGCAGCTCGGCGGCCGGTGCGGCGAGTGTGAATTTTCTCAGATCTGCGGCGGCTGCCGCTGCCGTGCGTATGCGGTCAACGGCAGCTATCTGGCGGAAGATCCCGCCTGCGACTATCAGCCGGGACAGTATGGCGGAAAGCGGATCGTGCTGCCGGCGGAGCAGACGTTCGGATTTGAGGCGAAGTTTACCCTCGACTGGTCGACTGAGGCGAAAGAGCGTCTTCAACGGCTTCCTTCCTTCGCGCGGGGGATGGTGGCGAGCAGCGTGGAGCGATATGCCGCCGAGCATCAGATCGATTGCATCACCCCGGAGGTGATGCAAAAGGTACGGGAAGAGGCGGAGGTCCGGTTGGGGAGGAGCTTTAAGTTCTCCGAATTCACCCGCTCCGTCCCCGAGAAAACCCCGGCGGTCCGCCAGGACATTTATCCTGGATAA
- a CDS encoding universal stress protein: MYRSIYIPVDNSDYSNTAIDIGVMLAKQFGAKVIGSHAYAAKLHDKRFKQMEAGLPEEYHDENELERQRKIHDSLITRGLEIITDSYLDIVDQKCREGNVPLERRSLEGKNFRVLVDDIVQNSYDLVLLGVLGVGAVRESMIGSVTERTIRRVRKSDIFVVKETKPPEVGKMGKIVVAVDGSHYSFGGFKTALAIAKAYNLEIDVVSAFDPYYHYAVFNSISGVLSEEAGKVFRFKEQEKLHEEVIDSGLAKIYQSHLEICLKIAEAEGVTVKTSLLDGKPFEKVIQYVKKEKPWLLVVGRIGVHSDEEMDVGSNSENLIRMAPCNVLVSNQKYIPPIDAIAEYTVAWTEEASKRMEKVPVFARGVAKTAVYRYAIEKGFTIISNAVVDAAMGDILPKSAIDAMKNLGRVLDEKGIDRNKMTAAEGVSETLQGNGLAGMMTQIVGNADAERAASYDEKAKLDFHICGGCGYTAKGERPVRCPICSAEGSSFQYLDKSIFEAAAKAEGGLVQEVGYDGVPLNWTEEAKNILRKVPAGFERRRAKAKAEKMARKMGFKTITKEFSIRMIEGGDLDEAVEMSAKTIAGAILPKEEAKTEAKKPEVKGPQFTWTPDAQERINRVPVGFMRDGTRQHIENYAYSHSISEITLEVAEAGIKKATEEMESVLSGATSLEEIKKRIATLSIGGEAVPAEELFHFCGMCGHVVRQVPSQCPICDAKAARFVLMQKESDYFICTICSQIASQRIPDHCDLCGAGGEYYKKLERKESGLEKALASIAWTDAANAKLLEIPEGLIREMTRWRIEVDARKKGIREINPAVIEAKYSEWAHVSRQIERRLPWDAEAEIRIGRIPSFVRGTVVKEIEAYAGEKGLGRISVEILDQVTERWAEAMRSQGF; this comes from the coding sequence ATGTATCGATCTATCTATATCCCTGTAGATAATTCGGATTATTCCAACACCGCCATCGATATCGGCGTGATGTTGGCGAAGCAGTTCGGCGCAAAAGTCATCGGCAGCCATGCGTATGCCGCCAAGCTTCACGACAAGCGCTTTAAGCAGATGGAGGCCGGTCTTCCCGAGGAATATCACGATGAGAACGAACTGGAGCGACAGCGCAAAATTCACGACTCGCTGATCACCCGCGGACTGGAGATTATCACCGATTCTTACCTCGACATCGTTGATCAGAAGTGTCGAGAAGGAAACGTCCCATTGGAGCGCCGGTCGCTCGAGGGGAAGAATTTCAGGGTCCTCGTCGACGACATCGTGCAGAACAGCTATGACCTGGTTCTCTTAGGGGTGCTCGGCGTCGGCGCCGTCCGCGAGAGCATGATTGGAAGCGTCACCGAGCGGACGATCCGCCGGGTTCGCAAATCGGATATCTTCGTGGTGAAGGAGACGAAGCCCCCCGAAGTCGGAAAAATGGGGAAGATCGTCGTTGCTGTCGACGGAAGCCACTACTCCTTCGGCGGATTCAAGACGGCGTTGGCGATCGCCAAGGCATACAACCTCGAAATCGACGTCGTCTCCGCCTTCGATCCTTATTATCACTATGCCGTCTTCAATTCGATCTCCGGCGTCCTCTCGGAAGAGGCGGGGAAGGTCTTCCGGTTCAAGGAGCAGGAGAAGCTCCATGAAGAGGTGATCGACTCCGGTCTCGCGAAGATCTATCAATCCCACCTTGAAATCTGTCTGAAGATCGCCGAAGCGGAGGGGGTGACGGTGAAGACCTCCTTACTCGACGGCAAGCCGTTTGAAAAAGTCATTCAATATGTGAAGAAAGAGAAGCCGTGGCTCCTGGTGGTCGGCCGGATCGGCGTCCACTCCGACGAAGAGATGGATGTCGGGAGCAACTCGGAGAACCTGATCCGAATGGCCCCTTGCAACGTGCTCGTCTCGAACCAGAAATATATTCCGCCGATCGACGCCATCGCAGAGTACACCGTTGCCTGGACCGAAGAGGCCTCGAAGCGGATGGAGAAGGTGCCGGTCTTCGCCCGCGGCGTCGCCAAGACGGCCGTTTACCGGTATGCGATTGAAAAAGGCTTCACCATCATCAGCAACGCGGTGGTCGACGCGGCGATGGGAGATATCCTTCCAAAGTCGGCGATCGACGCGATGAAAAACCTCGGCCGGGTTCTCGACGAGAAGGGAATCGATCGGAATAAGATGACCGCCGCCGAGGGGGTCTCCGAGACGCTTCAAGGAAACGGTCTTGCGGGAATGATGACGCAAATTGTCGGGAATGCAGACGCCGAGCGCGCCGCCAGCTATGATGAAAAGGCGAAGCTCGATTTCCACATCTGCGGCGGCTGCGGTTACACCGCCAAAGGGGAGCGGCCGGTGAGATGCCCGATCTGCAGCGCCGAGGGAAGTTCCTTCCAATACCTCGATAAATCGATCTTCGAAGCGGCCGCGAAAGCGGAAGGAGGGCTCGTTCAGGAGGTCGGCTATGATGGGGTTCCGCTCAACTGGACCGAAGAAGCGAAGAATATTTTAAGGAAGGTGCCGGCCGGGTTCGAGCGGCGGCGCGCCAAGGCGAAGGCCGAGAAGATGGCCCGGAAGATGGGCTTTAAAACGATCACCAAAGAATTTTCAATCCGGATGATCGAGGGGGGGGATCTCGACGAGGCGGTCGAAATGAGCGCGAAGACGATTGCCGGCGCCATCCTTCCGAAGGAAGAGGCTAAGACCGAAGCGAAGAAACCGGAAGTGAAGGGGCCGCAATTCACCTGGACCCCCGATGCGCAAGAGCGGATTAACCGGGTGCCGGTCGGCTTCATGCGGGATGGAACCCGTCAGCACATTGAGAACTACGCCTACAGCCATTCGATCAGCGAGATTACCCTGGAGGTGGCGGAGGCCGGCATCAAGAAGGCGACCGAAGAGATGGAATCGGTCCTGTCGGGCGCAACCAGCCTCGAAGAGATCAAGAAGCGGATCGCGACCCTATCGATCGGTGGGGAGGCCGTTCCGGCGGAGGAGCTCTTCCACTTCTGCGGAATGTGCGGCCATGTCGTCCGGCAGGTTCCTTCGCAGTGCCCCATCTGCGACGCCAAAGCGGCCCGCTTCGTCCTGATGCAGAAAGAGAGCGACTACTTCATCTGTACGATCTGCAGCCAGATCGCCTCGCAGCGGATCCCCGATCATTGCGACCTCTGCGGCGCCGGCGGGGAGTATTACAAGAAATTAGAGCGCAAGGAGAGCGGCCTGGAGAAGGCGCTCGCCTCGATTGCCTGGACCGATGCCGCCAATGCGAAGCTTCTGGAGATTCCGGAAGGATTGATTCGGGAGATGACCCGCTGGCGGATCGAGGTCGATGCCCGCAAGAAGGGGATTCGAGAGATCAATCCCGCGGTGATCGAAGCCAAATACAGCGAGTGGGCCCATGTTTCGCGCCAGATCGAACGGCGTCTTCCCTGGGATGCGGAGGCGGAGATCCGGATCGGTCGGATCCCCTCGTTTGTCCGGGGGACGGTCGTCAAGGAGATCGAGGCCTATGCCGGCGAGAAAGGACTCGGCCGGATCAGCGTCGAGATCCTTGATCAGGTGACCGAGCGGTGGGCCGAAGCGATGCGGTCGCAAGGCTTCTAG